Proteins from a genomic interval of Rhodococcoides fascians A25f:
- a CDS encoding metallophosphoesterase family protein, with amino-acid sequence MTLNPAGETVATGIPGTLAENMTMAEQHDWHRSFLRRHPVSRRNFLVGAAATAAAVGVGNSVFARTAYAQDAPLAVAGRHMGFGNDPATQLRFSAQLSRNPGLTGVFLDHGPTPALGATTSAEVRNLISQVPQTDGGILSAEQYYVHVPVDNLTPTLPHYYRWRTADGFVSDIRSASPALPTGRIAPFRFTMMGDQGVDETPAQPAGLVAGDYDDQYYKADNEPSVKHARNINRQIEASRPDFHILAGDIAYADPSGAGLPPQFAKHGQTPPKGFDKFNPFVWDGYFQAIEASASTAPWLFATGNHDMEALYSPNGYGGHAARLDQPTTGPKGCPSAYSFVYGNTAVLSLDANDVSYEIKANTGYSGGAQNTWVEQTLAKYRADPNIDFIVCFFHHCAYSTTSTHASDGGVRDAWVALFDKYEVDVVLQAHNHVFERTDPIRGNRATRVAGDNATVSGKTDGTVYYTVGGGGRPRYTFQDGEGVSYRGNELPDTAVPNSYVWAPDGTKSAESITWSRVRFLNYSFVRVDVVPGIPGITPSKMIIGAIDEYGNEFDRLTFTRDIPIGPRFGSS; translated from the coding sequence ATGACGCTCAATCCCGCAGGCGAGACCGTCGCGACCGGAATCCCGGGCACTCTCGCCGAGAACATGACCATGGCCGAACAGCACGATTGGCACCGGTCGTTCCTGCGGCGACACCCGGTCAGCCGGCGGAACTTCCTGGTCGGGGCGGCTGCGACGGCCGCCGCGGTAGGCGTCGGGAATTCGGTGTTCGCTCGCACTGCCTACGCGCAGGATGCTCCCTTGGCTGTGGCCGGCCGGCACATGGGATTCGGAAACGACCCGGCGACGCAGCTGCGGTTCTCGGCTCAGCTTTCGCGTAATCCCGGGCTTACCGGAGTGTTTCTCGACCACGGCCCCACGCCTGCACTGGGCGCGACGACGTCCGCCGAGGTGCGCAATCTGATCAGCCAGGTGCCGCAGACCGACGGTGGGATTCTCTCGGCCGAGCAGTACTACGTGCACGTGCCCGTCGACAATCTCACGCCGACGCTGCCGCACTACTACCGCTGGCGCACCGCAGACGGGTTCGTCAGCGACATCCGCAGCGCGTCCCCGGCGCTGCCGACCGGTCGTATCGCTCCGTTCCGGTTCACGATGATGGGCGATCAGGGCGTCGACGAAACACCCGCGCAGCCTGCGGGTCTGGTGGCCGGAGACTACGACGACCAGTACTACAAGGCGGACAACGAACCGTCGGTCAAGCACGCTCGCAACATCAATCGACAGATCGAGGCGTCGCGGCCGGACTTCCACATTCTCGCCGGGGATATCGCCTACGCGGACCCGTCGGGTGCAGGTCTTCCTCCCCAGTTCGCCAAGCACGGACAGACACCGCCGAAGGGGTTCGACAAGTTCAACCCCTTCGTCTGGGACGGCTACTTTCAGGCGATCGAGGCGAGCGCGTCCACCGCTCCATGGTTGTTCGCCACCGGTAATCACGACATGGAAGCGCTGTACAGCCCCAACGGATACGGCGGCCACGCAGCGCGGCTCGATCAGCCGACCACCGGGCCCAAGGGATGCCCGTCGGCCTACTCGTTCGTCTACGGCAACACGGCCGTTCTCTCGCTCGACGCGAACGACGTGAGCTACGAGATCAAGGCCAACACCGGGTACAGCGGGGGAGCCCAGAACACCTGGGTGGAGCAAACTCTCGCGAAATACCGTGCCGATCCGAACATCGACTTCATCGTCTGCTTCTTCCATCACTGCGCGTACTCGACGACGTCCACCCACGCGAGCGACGGCGGTGTGCGCGACGCCTGGGTAGCGCTGTTCGACAAGTACGAGGTGGATGTGGTGCTCCAAGCCCACAATCACGTCTTCGAGCGAACCGACCCCATCCGTGGCAATCGCGCGACGCGTGTCGCCGGTGACAACGCGACAGTCAGTGGAAAGACCGACGGCACCGTGTATTACACCGTCGGCGGGGGCGGCCGTCCCCGATACACGTTCCAGGACGGCGAAGGCGTCAGCTACCGAGGCAACGAATTGCCCGACACGGCAGTTCCGAACAGCTACGTGTGGGCACCCGACGGTACCAAATCGGCCGAGTCCATCACCTGGTCTCGGGTGCGGTTCCTCAACTACTCGTTCGTCAGAGTCGATGTGGTGCCGGGTATTCCGGGGATCACGCCCAGCAAGATGATCATCGGTGCCA
- a CDS encoding VIT1/CCC1 transporter family protein produces MSRTEPSAKDVKRWRQYLADERAEAAVYRDLAGRRTGEEREILLDLADAEGRHEQHWRNLLGERVGKPLKGDIRTRILGVLARRFGSVFVLALAQRAETRSPYATEADATEAMTADEQIHAEVIRALAARGRNRLSGTFRAAVFGANDGLVSNLALVLGISGSGVSNHIVLVTGLAGLLAGALSMGAGEYVSVRSQRELLEASSPDSAARDAVQHLDVDANELALVYRARGMTHEEADAKASEVLRLLPTDDEMAPDVDEHESIGTGLGAAGASFCFFASGAVIPVLPYFFGLEGYVALAVAAVLVGIALICTGLVVGLLSGGPPVKRALRQLAIGYGAAGATYLLGLAFGGGV; encoded by the coding sequence ATGAGTCGAACGGAACCCTCTGCGAAGGACGTCAAGCGTTGGCGGCAGTACCTCGCCGACGAGAGGGCCGAGGCTGCCGTCTATCGCGATCTGGCAGGCCGACGCACCGGCGAGGAGCGCGAGATACTCCTGGACCTCGCCGATGCGGAAGGCCGCCACGAGCAGCATTGGCGAAATCTGCTGGGTGAACGGGTCGGTAAGCCGTTGAAGGGCGACATCCGCACTCGCATCCTCGGTGTCCTGGCGCGCCGTTTCGGTTCGGTATTCGTACTCGCGTTGGCGCAGCGAGCCGAGACTCGCTCGCCGTACGCCACCGAAGCCGATGCAACGGAGGCGATGACCGCCGACGAGCAGATCCACGCCGAGGTCATCAGGGCGCTGGCAGCTCGCGGTCGCAATCGACTGTCCGGAACCTTCCGGGCCGCGGTGTTCGGTGCCAACGATGGGCTGGTGAGCAACCTGGCTCTCGTTCTGGGCATCAGCGGCTCCGGGGTGTCCAACCACATCGTTCTTGTCACCGGACTCGCGGGCCTGCTCGCCGGTGCGCTGTCGATGGGTGCGGGCGAATACGTCTCCGTCCGTTCGCAACGCGAGTTGCTCGAGGCGTCGTCCCCCGACAGTGCGGCGCGCGATGCCGTCCAACACCTCGACGTCGACGCCAACGAACTGGCGCTGGTGTACCGAGCCAGGGGAATGACCCACGAGGAGGCCGACGCCAAAGCCTCGGAAGTGTTGCGGCTGTTGCCCACCGACGACGAGATGGCTCCCGACGTCGACGAGCACGAGTCCATCGGAACAGGCCTCGGTGCGGCCGGAGCCAGCTTCTGCTTCTTCGCCTCCGGGGCGGTCATTCCGGTGTTGCCGTACTTCTTCGGTCTCGAAGGCTATGTGGCCCTTGCCGTTGCCGCCGTCCTCGTCGGAATTGCCTTGATCTGCACCGGTCTGGTGGTGGGCCTCCTCAGCGGTGGACCGCCCGTCAAACGCGCTCTGCGACAGCTGGCCATCGGCTACGGCGCGGCTGGGGCGACATATCTACTCGGACTCGCATTCGGCGGGGGAGTGTAG
- the rpmF gene encoding 50S ribosomal protein L32 has translation MAVPKRKMSRSNTRSRRAQWKAVAPDLVTVRFRGREFRVPRRLVKAVQSGVYDPS, from the coding sequence ATGGCTGTTCCGAAGAGAAAGATGTCGCGCTCCAACACGCGGAGTAGGCGAGCGCAGTGGAAGGCCGTCGCCCCGGATCTGGTGACGGTGCGCTTTCGAGGTCGGGAGTTCCGAGTGCCCCGCAGACTGGTCAAAGCAGTGCAGTCCGGGGTGTATGACCCGAGTTGA
- a CDS encoding type B 50S ribosomal protein L31 translates to MKPGIHPDYHPVVFQDSSTGNKFLTRSTVTSARETEWEDGNTYPLVVVDVSSESHPFWTGAARVMDTQGRVEKFEKRYGRRSRKDV, encoded by the coding sequence ATGAAACCAGGCATTCATCCCGACTACCACCCGGTCGTGTTTCAGGACTCGAGCACCGGAAACAAGTTCCTCACCAGATCGACCGTGACGTCCGCGCGCGAGACCGAGTGGGAGGACGGCAACACCTACCCGTTGGTCGTCGTCGACGTCTCGTCCGAATCGCACCCCTTCTGGACCGGAGCCGCGCGCGTGATGGACACCCAGGGACGCGTCGAGAAGTTCGAGAAGCGATACGGCCGCCGAAGCCGAAAGGACGTCTGA